ACATTACCAAAGCCTTGCGCAAGAAAAAACAGGTCATCTACACCCCGGCCCGCTGGCGCTGGTTGATGTTGGTAATTCAGCACATCCCTTCCTTTATCTTCCGGCGGTTGAGGTTTTGAGGGGGAAGGGATTTGGGGCAACTGAGGGAATTAGGGGATTGAAGTTCCAAATCCCTCAGGTGCCTCGGTTACCTCAGTTCCCTTAATCCCCCCAATCCCTCAATCCCCCATCCAGGAACCCAGCCATGCTGCCCTTTGATCGCTTACGCTCGGTAGAGAATTTCGGCCACTCCATCCGCACGCCGGGCTACGTGTTCCGCCCCACCCATGTGGAACAAATCGCCGAGTTGCTGAACTTCGCCCGGCGACAGGGGATACGAATGGCGCTGCGCGGCGCAGGTCGCAGTTATGGCGATCCCCACATGGCCTCCGGGCATATCGTCCTCGACCTGATCCGAATGAACCGTGTGTTGGACTACGACCCTACCCAAGGGGTTATCACCGTCGAGCCAGGTGTGACCATCCAGCGCCTTTGGGAATATACGCTGGAAGACGGCTGGTGGCCGGCCGTGGTGCCCGGCACCATGTTCCCCACGGTGGGCGGCTGCCTGGCCGCCAATGTGCACGGCAAGAACAACTGGCGCGCCGGCACTTTCGGCGACCATGTGACCCAACTCACCGCCCTGCTGCCCAACGGCGAGGAGGTCACCCTCACGCCCGACGACTCCGACTTCAAGGCCCTGGTCAGCAGCATGGGCACCTTAGGCATCATCACCCGGGCCACCCTGCAACTGCACCGCGTGCACTCCGGCGACCTGCTGGTCAAGGCCTTCGCCACGCCCGACCTGGGCACCACCCTACGCGAACTGGACGAGGCCAAGGAGACCTGGGACTACCTGGTGGCCTGGGTGGACAGCACCGCTCAAGGCCGCCAACTAGGCCGCAGCCAGATTCACCTGGCCCGCTATCTGGAACCTGGTGAAGACCCTGCCCCCGGGCGCACCCTGAGCCGCCAGCATCAGGTGCTTCCCGAGACCATTCTCTTTGTCCCCAAGAGTGTGCTGTGGATGTTCATGCGGCCCTTCATGAACAACCTGGGCCTGTGGGCCACCAACACGGCCAAATTCTGGGCCTCACGCACCCTGGGCCACCACAAGGTCTACCGCCAGCCCCATGTGGCCTTCAACTTTCTACTGGACTATGTGCCCAACTGGGAGCGGGCTTACGGACCTGGTGGACTGATTCAATATCAATGCTTCGTGCCCAAAGAGCGGGCCGAAAGCACCTTCGCCGCCCTGCTGGAAACCACCCAACGCTTTCGACTGCCGACCTTTTTAGGGGTCATCAAACGCCACCGGCCCGATGACTATCTGTTCACCCATGCCCTGGATGGCTTTTCCTTCGCCATGGACTTCAAGGTCACAGCCCGTAACCGCCGCCGCCTGCTGGAACTGGCGACAACGCTGGACCGGATGGTGTTGGACGCCGGTGGCCGGTTCTACTTCGCCAAGGACGCCACCCTGGTTCCCCAACATGCGGCTGCTTACCTGGGCCAGGAAGCCCTCAAGCGCTTCTTCGCCATCAAAGCCCACTGGGATCCCGATGAAGTGCTTCAGCCCGACCTGTACCGCCGGGTGCTGAGGCCGCTGAAGAACAAGGTTAAGGTATAATGTTTTTAGTCACTACCAAGGAGGAGGTCATGCCAGGAGGCGCCAAGACATCCAAGGGGCATGAACTGCGGGA
The window above is part of the Anaerolineae bacterium genome. Proteins encoded here:
- a CDS encoding FAD-binding oxidoreductase translates to MLPFDRLRSVENFGHSIRTPGYVFRPTHVEQIAELLNFARRQGIRMALRGAGRSYGDPHMASGHIVLDLIRMNRVLDYDPTQGVITVEPGVTIQRLWEYTLEDGWWPAVVPGTMFPTVGGCLAANVHGKNNWRAGTFGDHVTQLTALLPNGEEVTLTPDDSDFKALVSSMGTLGIITRATLQLHRVHSGDLLVKAFATPDLGTTLRELDEAKETWDYLVAWVDSTAQGRQLGRSQIHLARYLEPGEDPAPGRTLSRQHQVLPETILFVPKSVLWMFMRPFMNNLGLWATNTAKFWASRTLGHHKVYRQPHVAFNFLLDYVPNWERAYGPGGLIQYQCFVPKERAESTFAALLETTQRFRLPTFLGVIKRHRPDDYLFTHALDGFSFAMDFKVTARNRRRLLELATTLDRMVLDAGGRFYFAKDATLVPQHAAAYLGQEALKRFFAIKAHWDPDEVLQPDLYRRVLRPLKNKVKV